GACGGTGAAGTTGAAGATCTCGGAGTCGAACTCGTTGTAGTCGGCGTAGCGCAGCAACTCATAGAGCCGGCTGCGGTGCTGCATCCGGTCGAGCAGACCCGATTGTGTTCCCCGCGTGTCGATCTCACGGAGCCCGGCTTCGACGGCAAACATCGCCAGCCGTAGCGTGGTGACCGGGTAGATGACGGCGTTGTAGCCGATGTCGCCCAGTTGCCGGGCGGTCAGCAGCTCCGATTTGCCGAACTCGGTCATGTTGGCCAGCAGCGGCACGTCCACCGCGGCCCGGAACCGCTCGAATTCACCTGGCCCGGAAAGCGCTTCGGTGAAGATGAGGTCCGCTCCGGCGTCGGCGTAGGCCTTGGCCCGGTCGATCGCGGCGGGCAGCCCCTCGGTGCCGGCGGCGTCGGTGCGCGCGCAGATCACGAAGTTCGGGTCTCGGCGTGCGGCCACCGCTGCGCGCAGGCGCTTGACCATCTCGGCGGGTGGCACCACCGCTTTACCGTCGAGGTGTCCGCACCGTTTCGGGTTGACCTGGTCTTCGAGGTGACAGCCGGCCAGGCCGGCGTCTTCCAATGCCGTCGCGGCGCGCGCGGCGTTCAGCGGCTCGCCGAACCCGGTGTCGGCATCGATCAGGGTGGGCAGGTCGGTGACCGCAGCGATCTGCGCTCCGCGGCCGGCGAC
This is a stretch of genomic DNA from Mycolicibacter terrae. It encodes these proteins:
- the prpB gene encoding methylisocitrate lyase; protein product: MSGLLSSATAPAAKRAAFRAGLASGRLQRFPGAFSPLVAKLIAEIGFEGVYVSGAVLSADLGLPDIGLTTLTEVAGRGAQIAAVTDLPTLIDADTGFGEPLNAARAATALEDAGLAGCHLEDQVNPKRCGHLDGKAVVPPAEMVKRLRAAVAARRDPNFVICARTDAAGTEGLPAAIDRAKAYADAGADLIFTEALSGPGEFERFRAAVDVPLLANMTEFGKSELLTARQLGDIGYNAVIYPVTTLRLAMFAVEAGLREIDTRGTQSGLLDRMQHRSRLYELLRYADYNEFDSEIFNFTVQGGRW